In Eleginops maclovinus isolate JMC-PN-2008 ecotype Puerto Natales chromosome 10, JC_Emac_rtc_rv5, whole genome shotgun sequence, the following proteins share a genomic window:
- the unc13d gene encoding protein unc-13 homolog D, whose amino-acid sequence MSSQRQTVRKGHNLLQTPDQEHGTGGLRQLSPSHSRKLGVTRKVRERRDLKEDENPEEKARKHKERELKPLYKELLYTITHKMGKPSTTDIFTDKQLHQYIKEAFTMTDSEHESLAERVKTTEPPVYCLMTTVKEAKGILGKDVSGFSDPYCIITIMEDEEESRTRSSRSKPCKSIVKDAVSDDKIFQSDIKKQTLNPIWNQTFILEFEDFTGASFHLEMWDKDEEVSLTQKLEDIKSNFNSLRRMIKEAKKEKGTDDFLGKVVLKLQDLHCTEDNWYNLEPRTETYPDRGQCHLNLKFIHKARDGTLSAGRSPYINYCGILQQFVQAYISKQQGSAPWKGDLCGEAQTLLEFYATQNDLSPFLQDLAKWVAYSKLYQSLEVDSSVLLQQLTSVEYHWHQQELPYQQKQELGDSLHGFLKYGLCLVSKYRDIFPPTPQNTPKLHTLLRILVQICKTQAFQKLNPAEFELHDEVSDAILTGTEEWFTIQKGLHQPMTKDLSEIVSALSRLIAEVQEDIKHNKDTWNRVFVSAVQVDVFTVIYKSFDSLLAKEMRDTLALIEGQMEQTLANSLFPVYLSLQAIQQDKAFLQKRGVLELTNFQEGFREALPYWLNHAFSTTQDRLERAVQVDQLQPLQSGAVPIKHSSSAVDLVALIQPICQLWEKLSWPDPEEAFMLMVKITEDVCKIVVNYCNLLKERVRELSENSDHGSAINMLCVVVNDLEHLRSVLTRLPTQLNWAGLRDRTQNVIGGSQFHNTLPSQLEQAKSVLGREIRSALNTLGKKLNEDIETHVRNMSTRKRIPSKSTEDAADPLMRYLEQELHYMNENLVQENFNSLLTPLWINSVKILHQVAAQHQQQEGLMVFCQRLLYTLQCLEQCFLAEGNGLPLNILHSDEYKALKAHLTHNSLSSWKLLEKFLAGKIWEQKVNIGEKYGAVTLLASYRRSDQRLRIEVLNAVNLLPMDSNGLSDPFVQLCLEPNHVFPEVEPRCTQIKNRDLNPLFDEAFDFLVSLEQCQADGACLVVTVLDHDTLKTDDFEGEAFLGLREVPGVPGQMERNELGLQPDAVPAQIRLSLMHPKPNEDNILRLLESRRGEREAQAYVKKRRQREKQSQEGI is encoded by the exons ATGTCCAGTCAAAGGCAGACCGTCAGAAAGGGACACAATCTACTGCAAACACCTGACCAG GAACATGGCACAGGAGGACTCAGACAG TTGTCGCCGAGCCATTCACGTAAATTGGGGGTTACGAGGAAAGTGCGAGAAAGGAGG GATCTGAAAGAAGATGAAAACCCTGAAGAGAAAGCACGGAAACACAAAGAGCGTGAG CTGAAGCCTCTGTACAAAGAGCTGTTGTACACCATCACTCATAAGATGGGAAAACCTTCAACCACCGATATCTTCACAGATAAACAACTACACCAGTACATCAAAGAG GCTTTCACTATGACAGATTCGGAGCATGAGAGTCTGGCAGAGCGAGTCAAGACGACAGAG CCCCCAGTTTACTGCCTCATGACCACCGTTAAGGAAGCCAAGGGGATTCTGGGAAAAGACGTCAGTG GTTTCAGTGACCCGTACTGCATTATAACCATCatggaggacgaggaggagagtCGGACGAGGAGCTCCAGATCCAAACCCTGTAAATCTATCGTAAAAGACGCCGTTTCCGATGATAAAATCTTCCAATCAGACATAAAGAAGCAGACTCTGAACCCCATCTGGAACCAGACCTTCATTCT AGAGTTTGAAGACTTCACCGGTGCAAGTTTTCACCTCGAGATGTG gGATAAGGACGAGGAGGTTTCTCTCACTCAGAAACTAGAGGACATAAAATCCAACTTTAACAGCTTACGAAG GATGATCAAAGAGGCCAAAAAGGAGAAAGGAACAGATGACTTTTTGGGGAAGGTGGTCCTAAAACTACAG GACCTCCACTGTACTGAAGACAACTGGTACAATCTGGAGCCGAGGACTGAGACGTATCCTGATCGCGGACAGTGCCACCTGAACCTCAAGTTCATCCACAAAGCG aGAGACGGGACTCTGAGCGCCGGCCGCAGTCCTTACATAAACTACTGCGGGATCCTGCAGCAGTTTGTCCAGGCTTACATCTCCAAGCAAcag ggTTCTGCTCCGTGGAAAGGCGACCTGTGTGGCGAGGCTCAGACGCTGCTGGAGTTTTACGCCACACAGAACGACCTCTCGCCTTTTCTGCAGGACCTGGC GAAGTGGGTGGCGTACAGTAAGCTGTATCAGAGTTTGGAGGTGGACTCCTCggttctcctgcagcagctcaccAGTGTGGAATACCACTGGCACCAGCAGGAGCTGCCATACCAGCAG aaacagGAGCTGGGCGACTCTCTCCACGGTTTCCTGAAGTACGGACTGTGTCTGGTGTCCAAGTACAGAGACAtcttcccccccaccccccaaaacACTCCCAAACTGCACACACTGCTCAG GATCTTGGTGCAGATCTGTAAGACTCAGGCGTTCCAGAAACTGAACCCGGCTGAGTTTGAGTTACACGACGAGGTCAGCGACGCCATACTG ACAGGCACAGAGGAGTGGTTTACCATCCAGAAGGGTCTGCATCAGCCAATGACGAAG gATCTGTCGGAGATCGTGAGCGCCCTCTCCAGGCTGATTGCAGAGGTTCAGGAAGACATCAAACACAACAAGGACACCTGGAACAGAGTGTTTGTCAG TGCCGTGCAGGTGGACGTGTTCACCGTCATCTATAAGTCTTTTGACTCCCTG CTTGCAAAGGAGATGAGGGACACTTTGGCCCTGATTGAGGGTCAGATGGAGCAGACTTTAGCCAACAGTCTGTTCCCAGTTTACCTGAGTCTGCAGGCCATACAACAGGACAAAGCTTTCCTGCAGAAGAG GGGAGTTCTTGAGTTGACGAACTTCCAGGAGGGCTTCAGAGAGGCGCTGCCGTACTGGTTGAACCACGCCTTCAGCACCACGCAGGACCGGCTGGAGAGGGCGGTGCAGGTCGACCAG CTCCAGCCCCTGCAGTCCGGAGCCGTTCCCATTAAACACAGCTCCTCAGCAGTGGATCTCGTGGCTTTAATCCAACCCATCTGCCAACTGTGGGAGAAACTGTCCTGGCCCGACCCCGAGGAGGCCTTCATGCTCATGGTCAAAATCACTGAG gatgTGTGTAAGATCGTGGTGAACTACTGTAACTTACTGAAGGAGAGAGTCAGGGAGCTGTCCGAGAACTCAGACCACGGCAGCGCCATCAACATG TTGTGTGTGGTGGTGAATGACCTGGAGCACCTGAGGTCGGTTCTGACCCGTCTTCCCACGCAGCTGAACTGGGCCGGGCTTCGTGATCGAACCCAGAACGTGATCGGGGGAAGCCAGTTCCACAACACCCTGCCCTCACAGCTGGAGCAAGCCAAGAGCGTTCTGGGCCGGGAAATACGCTCGGCCCTAAACACTCTGGGGAAAAAG TTAAACGAGGACATTGAGACGCACGTCCGAAACATGTCCACCAGAAAGAGGATTCCCTCGAAGTCCACCGAGGAT GCTGCAGACCCTCTGATGCGCTACCTGGAGCAGGAGCTGCACTACATGAATGAAAACCTGGTTCAAGAGAACTTCAACAG TCTCCTGACTCCGTTGTGGATAAACTCGGTGAAGATCCTCCATCAGGTGGCCGctcagcaccagcagcaggaagGACTGATGGTGTTCTGCCAGAGGCTGCTGTACACTCTGCAG TGCCTGGAGCAGTGCTTCCTCGCTGAGGGGAATGGGCTCCCTCTGAATATATTACACTCCGATGAGTACAAG GCTCTCAAAGCTCACCTGACCCACAACTCTCTGAGCAGCTGGAAGCTTTTAGAAAAGTTTCTAGCAGGGAAAATATGGGAGCAG AAAGTGAACATCGGAGAGAAATATGGTGCAGTCACCCTCCTTGCATCCTACAGGAGATCAGACCAGAGACTCCGAATCGAGGTGCTGAACGCAGTGAACCTCCTCCCAATGGACTCTAATG GTTTAAGTGACCCGTTTGTGCAGCTGTGTTTGGAGCCTAACCACGTTTTCCCGGAGGTAGAGCCTCGCTGCACCCAAATCAAAAACCGTGACCTCAACCCCCTTTTTGACGAGGCCTTTGACTT TCTGGTTTCCCTGGAGCAGTGCCAGGCTGACGGGGCTTGCCTGGTGGTGACGGTGCTGGATCACGACACCCTGAAGACGGACGACTTTGAAGGCGAGGCGTTCCTGGGACTGAGGGAAGTACCGGGAGTCCCTGGACAAATGGAAAGAAATGAACTGGGCTTACAGCCTGATGCCGTTCCTGCTCAGATCAGACTGTCTCTGATGCACCCCAAACCCAACG
- the wbp2 gene encoding WW domain-binding protein 2 yields the protein MTLNQNHSESGGGVIINNSESVLMNYDNVELAFCDAERLPEAFRKSKKGSIYLTPYRVIFVAKGRDALQSFMMPFYLIKGCEVKQPVLGANYIKGTVNAEPGGGWEGSASFKLVFAAGGAIEFGQYMLQVAAQASRGQPVTAGYGGGCPYTANGAYSYPPPPPANGMYPAGPPPGYTYPNPPPPGGFYPTPPAFDASAAYIPPPPYSAPLGQQPPHNPDLPSSAAAEAKAAEAAASGGCAQLPPTHVYLPQDQPPPYSPPEDKKNQ from the exons ATGACTCTGAACCAGAACCACTCTGAGTCCGGAGGAGGAGTCATCATCAACAACAGCGAGAG CGTGTTGATGAACTACGATAACGTGGAGCTGGCTTTCTGTGACGCCGAGCGCCTGCCGGAAGCTTTCAGGAAGAGCAAGAAGGGAAGCATCTACCTCACTCCGTACCGG GTGATCTTCGTGGCTAAAGGGCGTGATGCGCTGCagtccttcatgatgccctTCTACCTCATCAAGGGCTGCGAGGTCAAGCAGCCGGTGCTAGGAGCCAATTACATCAAAGGAACCGTCAACGCTGAGCCTGGAG GAGGCTGGGAGGGCAGCGCCTCGTTCAAGCTGGTGTTCGCTGCAGGGGGGGCCATCGAGTTCGGACAGTACATGCTGCAGGTCGCCGCTCAGG CCTCCAGAGGTCAGCCGGTCACCGCTGGGTATGGCGGCGGCTGCCCCTACACGGCCAACGGGGCGTACTCCTACCCTCCTCCCCCCCCGGCTAATGGAATGTACCCTGCCGGACCTCCGCCCGGCTACACCtaccccaacccccccccaccag GTGGGTTTTACCCGACCCCTCCGGCGTTCGATGCCAGTGCGGCGTacatccccccccctccttacTCTGCTCCTCTGGGCCAGCAGCCCCCCCACAACCCCGACCTGccctcctctgcagcag cTGAGGCCAAAGCAGCCGAGGCGGCTGCGAGCGGGGGCTGTGCTCAGCTGCCCCCAACTCACGTCTACCTGCCGCAG gaCCAGCCTCCCCCCTACTCCCCTCCAGAGGACAAGAAGAACCAGtaa
- the trim65 gene encoding E3 ubiquitin-protein ligase TRIM65 codes for MSALSEMDSQNLTCIICFERFRIPCTIPCGHTFCQQCITTHWDTKSKAAIGPMCPICQEQFHTRPALKRNVSLSVLTEAANTSSSCREVVKGGDGGGAMLLCDRHKKPLVYYCQQDKMSVCCECAINQCASHKMVLLETERENQELLLERKSKEVEKLTEETQKNTSDLTDNIDHAKVTLDQTSSWVNTKFSSLIKMLTEKQEVTQRFIEDQRKEAISEAEARLSELETRCRKLIQSQEEINAVRNLPDNELIKESTVIQVPHFKDIPTDVTPTLQERLSGVTDVLSRVSKLVSEDLEKAVSTAVGPDKDGSPQDKRPVLAVVPSPAAPCHPGGKEGLSAFRCLLTFDPRTANSHLSLSQENRRAEHLTSGPQSVPVHEARFDHTWQVLCFQGFKNGRHYWELEVSKPWAYLGVTYDTIPRKEKGKRCMVGMNDLSWSLQLDEHQIAAWHGGRREALAGPSQHRRIGMLLDYEAGTLTYYGDGQTRLHAFHCAFSRELFPACWIGEGVSITLCST; via the exons ATGTCTGCTCTCTCAGAGATGGATTCTCAGAACCTGACATGCATCATCTGCTTCGAGCGTTTCCGGATCCCTTGCACCATCCCCTGCGGACACACCTTCTGCCAGCAGTGCATCACCACGCACTGGGACACCAAGAGCAAAGCGGCCATCGGCCCAATGTGTCCGATCTGCCAGGAGCAGTTCCACACCCGGCCCGCCCTGAAGCGCAATGTGTCCCTGTCGGTGTTGACGGAGGCAGCGAACACCTCGTCCTCCTGCAGGGAGGTGGTGAAGGGGGGAGACGGGGGGGGAGCCATGCTGCTGTGCGACCGGCATAAAAAGCCTCTGGTATATTACTGCCAGCAGGACAAGATGTCTGTGTGCTGCGAGTGCGCCATCAACCAGTGTGCCAGCCACAAGATGGTGCTGTTGGAGACGGAGAGGGAAAATCAAGAG ctgctgctggagaggaAAAGTAAGGAAGTGGAGAAACTCACAGAGGAGACGCAGAAAAATACCAGCGACCTGACGGATAATATCGATCACGCTAAG GTGACTCTGGATCAGACGTCCTCCTGGGTCAACACCAAGTTCTCCTCTCTGATTAAAATGCTGACAGAGAAGCAGGAAGTGACGCAGCGTTTCATCGAGGATCAGCGAAAGGAAGCCATCAGCGAGGCGGAGGCTCGGCTCTCTGAGCTGGAGACGCGCTGCCGGAAGCTGATCCAGAGTCAGGAGGAGATCAACGCCGTACGAAACCTGCCCGACAACGAGCTCATCAAG GAATCTACGGTCATACAGGTTCCCCACTTCAAAGACATTCCCACTGACGTCACTCCGACCCTGCAGGAGCGGCTGAGCGGCGTCACGGACGTTCTGTCCAGAGTCTCCAAACTGGTGTCGGAGGATCTGGAGAAGGCTGTGAGCACCGCCGTGGGTCCGGACAAAGACG GTTCTCCGCAGGACAAGAGGCCGGTCCTCGCTGTGGTGCCGAGTCCAGCCGCTCCCTGCCACCCCGGGGGGAAGGAGGGCCTCAGTGCAT tcCGCTGCttgctgacctttgacccccgCACGGCCAACAGtcacctgtctctgtctcaggaGAACCGGCGGGCAGAGCACCTGACCTCTGGACCGCAATCCGTCCCGGTGCACGAGGCCCGCTTCGACCACACCTGGCAGGTGCTCTGCTTCCAGGGCTTCAAGAACGGCCGGCACTACTGGGAGCTGGAGGTGTCCAAGCCCTGGGCCTACCTGGGG gtgaCCTACGACACCATCCCCAGGAAGGAGAAGGGGAAGAGGTGCATGGTGGGAATGAACGACCTGTCGTGGAGCCTGCAGCTGGACGAGCATCAGATTGCCGCCTGGCACGGGGGCCGCCGCGAGGCGCTGGCCGGCCCGTCGCAGCACCGCCGCATCGGCATGCTGCTCGACTACGAGGCCGGGACCCTCACCTACTACGGGGACGGGCAGACTCGGCTGCACGCCTTCCACTGCGCCTTCAGCCGGGAGCTGTTCCCCGCATGCTGGATCGGGGAGGGGGTCAGCATCACGCTCTGCTCCACATGA